One genomic region from Anopheles bellator chromosome 2, idAnoBellAS_SP24_06.2, whole genome shotgun sequence encodes:
- the LOC131210046 gene encoding stromal cell-derived factor 2 produces MTSSSTIPFLVIIFSFLSPIDITLAVRNSRHVTCGTVLKLQNVDYNVRLHSHDVKYGTGSGQQSVTATELQEDVNSHWAVKAATGKHCERGEPVKCGDTIRLHHSVTNKNLHSHHFQSPLSGNQEISAYGDEHGQGDTGDHWVLICSGDSWLRSNPVRFQHKDTNMYLGVSGRTFGRPINGQMEVVGVPNPYSGTEWVAAEGLFIHPTEKDSGPRVHTEL; encoded by the exons atgaccagcagcagcacaataCCATTTCTAGTCATAATTTTCAGTTTTCTAAGCCCCATAGACATAACGCTCG CCGTCCGCAACAGCCGACATGTAACCTGCGGCACGGTACTAAAGTTGCAAAATGTCGACTACAATGTGAGGTTACATTCTCACGACGTAAAATACGGCACCGGTTCGGGGCAGCAATCTGTCACAGCCACGGAACTGCAAGAAGACGTGAACAGCCACTGGGCCGTGAAGGCTGCCACCGGAAAGCACTGTGAGCGAGG GGAGCCAGTCAAATGCGGTGACACGATCCGGTTGCACCATTCCGTGACGAACAAAAATCTCCACTCGCACCACTTCCAGAGCCCGTTGTCGGGAAATCAAGAGATCTCGGCCTATGGTGACGAGCACG GGCAAGGTGATACCGGCGATCACTGGGTGCTGATCTGCTCGGGAGACAGCTGGCTGCGCTCgaatccggtccggttccagCACAAGGACACGAATATGTATCTGGGTGTGTCAGGCCGTACATTCGGTCGGCCAATCAACGGACAAATGGAGGTGGTCGGTGTGCCGAATCCGTACTCGGGTACGGAATGGGTGGCCGCCGAGGGTCTGTTTATACATCCGACGGAGAAGGACAGTGGGCCGCGAGTTCACACGGAGCTGTAG